TATTTTCtccatttctttgttttggtaatAACAAGCAAAAACATTTTGTAATTACATGGCAACTAACTTAAAGTGGCATATAGCTCGCGTTGaatttaataatgttttaagTGTTGAAAAAATTAGCACTTTTAATCGGAAAAATCGGAGTAGATTGAGAAATTTTTGTTGGGGTCAAATTTTGCATGCtatttttaacacttttatacaCTGTTGTTGTTACCTTTCCAGATAAGACAAAACTATTACACAAATTTCGattctttcttttgaaaaaaaaaaaaaaggtttatataAATTGCTGAATACAACAatgttgattgattgatgatATTGATATGTTGCAGAAACGAGTGAGTTTCATGGCGGAAAGAGAAGGAGGGAGCGAGATCACCGTCGCTTGaacatatcaatatatatacgCTATTAGAAGAGTGCTTCCCAACGTTTCTTGCAAATTCTATGTACATAAAGAACGCTAAAACGTTTGAGAGAAAGCTATTCAATATTCATCCATGCATGTctccactatatatatgtattcagAGTTTATTTATTACATCAAGAAACAgtaattttataagtttgtCTCACCTTATTGGTTATATTTTTGACTGTGTTTGCCGggaataaaagaaagaaaaaaatacgtGGAACTCATATATGCTCTTTTATGCTCGTTTTGTCCTTCTACCCACCTCAAGAGCCAACTCTGTATCGATCTTCAGAGATATGTCTAGTGCTTTCACGGAATGCGTCAGAGCTCCGCTGGATTCATATATTCTTTCAGTTTTCGACTAGACCAAAGTTCAAAATACGTATATAAAACCGGTTTGAAGAAAGAATTCTTACCTGCTAATGAATGTAACACCACTCTGTCCGATCTTGTGTACTGTCTCAAGGGTAACATTCCCCGAAGCCTGCACCATGAAATCAGAGTAGAGTCTTCCATCAAAGGTGTTTCACTAAGAAATGTGTCATCTTTCTTGCTTTCTAACACACAGACATACCTCTGTCTCGAATCTCCCGTTGATTAGCTCTACCGCATCTTTTAGCATTGTGACATCGATGTCTCCATTATCTAACGGCACAACCATATTATCCAGCATTATTCTAGTCAACCGAGTCTTGGATCCACAAACATAACCTAGCACTTCCTTCACTTCCTCAAGCGTCCGCGTCTCCACCTTCAAGTAGAAAGAGATATAGATACTGATTAAAACATGTTTCCATTTGTAACTTGCAGCCACAAAAAGGGTTTTAGAAAGAAAGCTTATTTACCTCAACATCCATTTCGAGATTCTTTTGCTTTAGATATTCGTCGACAGATTTGATGGCATTTACTATACCTCCTGCAGCTGAGATATGGTTATCTTTTATCATCACCATGTCAAATAATCCCATCCTATGATTCCTCCCTCCACCAATCAGAACCTAAGCTTAAGTAAGAAAACTTGAGGTGTATTTAATCTCAGAAATCCAAATGTTCCCAAGAAGAGATTACAATAGCAGCAAATGTGTCTCAATGGTGGGGTTTGAAATAGGTGAACGTACCGCCCATTTATCCACCAACCGCAAACCAGGAGCAGTTTTTCTTGTCTCGAGTATACGTGCAGGACATGCAGCATCTGCCATTAACTGCACAAAACAAACTCATCAATCTAAAAAACTCTCCATAGAatttacacacacacaataaCCAATTAGATGGACACGCGCGATTCACTATTAACACTGCACTATAGAACCAAAGAAGGAATGGATATAGATGTATTGCCATAAACCATATACTAAGCCAATAAAGCCTTCTCATTAAGAGATATTTTAAGATCCCCTAAGTTAATAATATGAATGCAACCACACCAATGACTAgacaataataaatttttgagaatctatagagataaaaaagagaagacCTTGGTGAGGGTAGCAATCCCGCTCATCCTCTGCATAAAGTTGAGGACAACTCTTTCAGCAACAACAATCTTATGTGCATTCCCTGACACTTTCCCAAACTTCAATCCTTTATGAACATAATCTCCGTCCTTTCGCATCCATTCAACCTGAGATTCAAAAGTAATCACTTAGCCAAAAAGACACATACAAATTCCAGCAAAATGACAAGGGGTAAAAGATGGGAAACCTTCAA
The sequence above is drawn from the Camelina sativa cultivar DH55 chromosome 4, Cs, whole genome shotgun sequence genome and encodes:
- the LOC104779446 gene encoding nicotinate-nucleotide pyrophosphorylase [carboxylating], chloroplastic, whose protein sequence is MISVSVFSAHLAAIPRSFVRMSASATQTTGGVSQGSMAIKPPSHPTYDLKAVVNLALSEDAGHTGDVTCLATIPFDMEVEAYFLAKEDGIVAGIALADMIFEQVDPSLKVEWMRKDGDYVHKGLKFGKVSGNAHKIVVAERVVLNFMQRMSGIATLTKLMADAACPARILETRKTAPGLRLVDKWAVLIGGGRNHRMGLFDMVMIKDNHISAAGGIVNAIKSVDEYLKQKNLEMDVEVETRTLEEVKEVLGYVCGSKTRLTRIMLDNMVVPLDNGDIDVTMLKDAVELINGRFETEASGNVTLETVHKIGQSGVTFISSGALTHSVKALDISLKIDTELALEVGRRTKRA